TGTCCCCGGGACTGCAGTACGTCATCTTTTTCCCATTGTATTCGTCCACCAGATAGATGGGCCTTTGCTTGCTCTCGGTAAACACCCTTCCCAGGTATTCGCCAATGATTCCCAGTGAAAGCAGCTGCACGCCCCCCAAAAACAGCACTACGGTAATAAGTGTGGGATATCCCGCCACCGGGTCCCCATAGCACAGGGCATTGAAAAGCACCCAGCACATATAGAAGATGGCCAGCAGGGAGACCCCCATGCCCAGCATGGTGGTCAGCCTCAGAGGCGCTGTGGTGAAGGAGGTCAGTCCCTCCACCGCCAGATTGCAGAGCCGCAGGAAGTTCCAGGTGGTATGCCCCGCTGCCCGGGGACGCACATGGAAGGGGATTTCTTTCTTGCGGTAACCCACCCAGGTGAACATGCCTTTGGTGTAGCGCTGATTCTCACGCATCATACGCAGGGCGGCCACACAGCGCTTGTCCAGAAGGCGGAAGTCACCTACATCCCTCTGCACCTTGTAATCGGCAAAGAATTGCAGACTGCGGTAAAAGATATTGGACATATGACGCTTGAACCAGGTCTCATCCGTGCGATCCGTGCGCTTGGCACAGACATCATCATAGCCCTTATGCCACCAAGCTATCATCTCGGGCACCAGCTCCGGGGGATGCTGCAAATCAGCATCCATGATGATGACAGCATCCCCCTCTGCATAGTCAAGGCCGGCCAGCATGGCCGCTTCCTTGCCGAAATTCCGGGATAGGCTGATATAACTTACAGATTCATTCTGTCTCGACATCTCCTGCAACAAAGCCAGGGTATCATCCGTGCTGCCATCGTTGATGAACAGATAGGCAAATTCACAATCCGCAACATCTTTCAATACACTGGATACTTCGGTATGAAATTTTTCTACTACCTCCTGCTCATTGTAGCAGGGGACCACAATCGTTATTTTTTCCATCCCAGTCTCCTCAATCTGCCAAAGCGCGGAAATTCACGATTTCCACCTGCTCCGAAGCCGCCAGCTCCCGAAGGGCTGGCGACAGGATAGCCGCCAGCTCCGCCTCGAAATCGTGCTCCCAGGCACAGGCCGGCACCAGCACCTTGTTATCCAGTCCCGGATGCATCATGACCTCCGTAGTCCCCGGCTGCAACTGTCGGACAATATCCAGCAGATATGCTTCTGACACGGCTTCCCCTGCCACGATGCCTGCAAAATGCTCCGGCGTGGCAAGCCCCTTTCTCCCTGCCTTGAAAGCCGACACGCGGGCCAGTGTGCCCAGCCCCAGCCGGCCAATAAGCTGTCCAAGGCCGCCAAATTCACCGCTGAAAAGGGGACTGCGTGGCGTGCGCACCGCCCTGATACCAGCAGCCTTCGCCAGCCTCAGCACTATATCGATGATGCCCGGCAGGGTGTGCATATGCTGATGGCTGTCTGCATGAGTAAGCGCAAGACCTGACTGCTGAAGCTTCTGAAGCTGCGCCGCAAGTTCTGCGCGCACTTCTTCAAAATTCACCTTGCCCAGGGCATAGCGTTTTACAAACACTGTATAGTCGTCATAAAAAACGCCCTCTGCCGTCACCAGAGAGGGAATCTCTGCAGGCGGCAGCACGGGAAAGCCATTGACCAAAGTAAAGTGGATGCCAACACCCAGCTCCTCGTGGCGTTTTGCCACCGCCACTGCCGAAGCAAAGGCCCGTCCCCCCGGCATAATTGTAGCCGAGCGCAGGCAACCTTCGGCTACCCCCTTCTCCACCGCCTGATTGATAAGTTCATGGCGGCCAAAATCATCGGCATTGACAATTAAACGTTTCACATTCTTCATCCAATCTTGCCTAACAATATCTCCATATTTTCGCCAATCTTTTCATCTATCTCATCCAGCAGGGCAAACCGCTTGCGGTAGACCGCCCTTTTCCTGGTAGGCACTTCCTCCATGGTTTTGCGGGTCTCTGTCAGGGGCAGGCTGTCAAACCTTGCATCCTCAGTTTTTTCCCCGCCAGCCTCCAGCCAGAAGTCGCTGAAGCTGGTCTTCAGCTTGCGGTTGGCCCTCACATGGTTCATGGCATAGTAGCCTTCATTGGTGACGCCGTACATACGCTCCACCCCCATACCCCTGGCCACGGCCTGCAGCATATAGAGAATGAGGTTCTTGGTGCGGTAGCCATGAAAGGCCTTGGTCATGCGCTTGATAAGGTCACGGGCTTCCTCCATATTCGGCCCCTGCAAGGCGCCTATGTAAAGGCTGTCACGCCCCTCATCATCCTTGGCAAACCAAAACATAATCTGGTAGATATGCTCCTGCCCCAGGTTCAGCTCCAAGGAAAGCAGCCCTTCCTTCCTCTGGCCCGCCTCTGTGCAAAGCACCGCCTGCAATGCCTGACCCTCGAAATCCCCCTGCCACACGCAGAAGCCTTGCTTATGGACATCCCCCAGATTGAGGAAGTGTTCCTCCGTCACCCTGGACTGCAAAAAGGCAAAATGCTCCCTTACCAGCTTTGACCTGGTGGCAAAGGTGGAGCCTTTGTAGAAAAAGGCCCTGGTAGCCTGTTCTATGGGGTATGGATTAGCCTCTATAAGCTGGCACCGCAACGGGTCGGACTGGAACCAGTTGTATAACTCCTTTATGCCCCGGCTGTGAAGAAAAGCCCGGGCGCAGAAAATAACGTATCGACGCTTCTCCCGGGGATTGTCCATATCGTATATCTGATGACCCAGTTGCCTGATTTCTTTCATCAATGCTCATCACCTACATGTCCATTGGATTTATCCAGATAGTATAGCCTCACATACTTGGCCATGGTGTAGAAGTAGTGGAAAGAGGCCAGTACAAAACCAATAACCCCGTCACGCCAGCCACCACGCAGGAAAAACATGCGAAAAGAAGCCCAGAAAGGGTGCAGCACAAAATCCCAAAGATGGGCACGCTTGCCCTGTTCATGCATTTTTTTCGCCGCCAAATCCGTATACACATTGAATTTGTTGAAATAATGCTGCCAATCCCTGTAGGGATAGTGTACCACATACAAGTCAGCAGGAAGATGCTTTTCCTCACATTCATGGCAGATTTGCTGATGAACCAGCCCTTTGACATAGGTGCCTTTTTTGGGCAGCAGCCTTACCACATAATCCGGAAACCAGCCTCCGTGCCTCAGGGGCTTTTCCCAAAAATAGTTGAGACGTGCATGGCAGTATGCATAGCGGCGGTCATCCGCCTTCACCAGTTCCTGCAACTTCTCAGCCAGCCTGGGGGTGACCCGTTCATCAGAGTCAAGTATATATATCCACTCACAGCTTGCCTGGGCGATGGCAAAGGTCTGCTGTGCTCCCCAGTCGCCATTCAAAGCCCGTGTGACCACCCGTGCTCCCATCTCCCTGGCAATCTCCGGAGTCCTATCAGTGCTGTTGTCATCTATGACTACAATTTCAGCCGCCCATTGGACACTTGCCAGGCAGTCACCAATATTTTTTTCCTCATTCTTGGCCAGTATCAGCACAGATACCGGGGTCTTTGACTCTGCCATCTTTACTCCTCGATGATTTTTTCTATGCGCCTTGCAAATGCGGCAGGAGAATACGTCTCTGACGCAGACTGAAGCCCCGTCTCGTATTCGCCCTGCCTATCACCATAACCATTTATAAACTCCGTCAGCACCCGCTGCAAATCAGCCAAATCCCCACTACGAAAAGTCTCCCCCACCTTGAAGGACTCAAAGACCTCAGGGTTCATATCGTCACTGGCAATCACTGGTTTCTTGAAGCCCAGGGCCGTAAAGAGCATACCACCCCAATGATAGCGGTAGCGCGGCGCAGAGTAGGGCAACAACAATACGTCAATGCCGGCAATAGCTTCCTGCCACTCCCTGCCAATCAGGCCCTTATGGAGGAACTTTATGCTTTCTTCACCACGGTAACGGGCTATGATGCGCTCAAAGTCTTCCGAATCTTCCGGGTGCATAGTGGCCCCCTGCACCAAAAGGCGCACTTCCCGTGTGAACTGCCCTTTGGCCCTCAGATAAACTTCCAGGAAATCCTCCAGCTTCTTTTCCCGGCGGTACTGGCCGAAAAAACCAATGGTCAGGGGAGCTTCTATCTTCTTGGGGCAATAATCTATGAGGTCCCTCGGCGTATAAGTTGGGGGATATATATAACGGATATTTTCCCTCGTCTCCCCAAAGATGTCCTGCCCGAAGGTCAGAACCACAGGGCGGATATTCCTGCAGTCTGCCAGCTGCCCGGCTGCCTTGAGGAACCTGGGAGCCTCGCCGGGATTGATGCCATGGAGGATAAACACTATGGGCACAGGAGATTTCCTGAGGCTGCTCCGGCGGACAGCCCTAAGGTAGCGATAGGTAGAGGTGGGCACTATCAGTGCGTCAAAGGCGCCCCCCTCTGCCAATTTCCTGAGTTGGCTATACCAGCCCAGGCGGCGCTGTTCCCGTTTCAAGGCGTACCAGATTTTTTTCAGCCCCCTGACACCGCTGTAGGATACAACTTCTCCTTGCAGATAATGCACCGGCACCTGATAGTCAAAACTGAACTCGAATCCCTCCGGCACATAGAAGCTGACCTCATGGCCTGACTGCTGGAATTCTTCCACCAGAATGCGGTCAAAATCAACCTCATGACCACCGGGGGTCATAATATTTTCAAAAATGGCCAGCCTCAAGTCAGCCCCCCCCTTGTAAAAGTTCCCGGCACTCCCTCAGCACCGCCTCCGGTGCTATATTCCAAAGGCATTTGGGCTTGGGCCAGCTGGGACATTCCTCCGTCCGCACAGTGCAAGGGCAGCACTCCTCCCTGCTGGTAAGCACCCTGGCCTTCTCATTGATGGGATGCCAACGGTCAGGGCTGGTGCAGCCATACATGACCACCATGGGAATCTGGCAGGCAGCAGCAATATGGCCGCCCCCCGTATCCACAGAGACCAGAAGGTCAGAAGCCTTGAAGAGTGCCGCCAGTTCCACCAGATTGGTCTCCCCGCAGAAATTGGCTACGGGCACCGGGCAGGCAGCAATCACCTCATCGGCATAAGTCCTGTCCCCCGGACCGCCGGTGACAAAGAATGAGGCCTTGTATTCTGAGGCCAGCTTCTCCACCACTTGAGCAAAATACTCCTTGGGCCAGGTTTTCAGGGGGAAAGTGCCCTTGACGCAAAGAGCAATGATTTTCTCTGCCTGGGGCAGTTTTTCCAGCAGCTCTTTCGCCCGTTCCTGTGCCTCCGGCGTAATGCGGGCGAAGACAGGCTCTTCCCGCTCCTCTGCACCTTGCCCAGTAAGTCCCCGGACGATATTCTGGTAGGTATCTGCCTGCAGGGTCTTGTCCAGATCATAGTCAATGTCCACAGTCCTGGTGTAGAGCCAGGTCACCCTGCTTTTCTTGGGACCAAAGACACGGCTGGGCCCCACCCGCTCGGGTATGCGGGCCAAAAAGGCCAGCAGCGCCGGCCGCAGTTTCCTGTCCAGTGAGATGCTCAGGTCAAACTGGCGTTTTTTCAAGTCTTTGGCCATGGCCCGCATCTGCCCCCAGGAATTTTCCTTGGGCTTGTAGTCAAAGACCATAACCTCATCAATAACGGGGTTATTTTCCACGGCCTGCCGCACCACCGGCTTTACCAGCATGGTAATGCGGGCTTCTGGATACGCCTTTTTTAGCAGGGCTATAGCCCCCGTGGTCAGCACCACATCCCCCAGGTTCACCAGGGCATTTACCAGGATATTCTTGTACTGCTTCATAAAGTTCCTGTCCCAGCCCATGCAGCAGGGAGCAGATTCACTCCTTCTAATCCATCTTAAGTGCATATCTTTTCAGAACGAAGTTCCAAATGGTGACAATCACTGCCGCCAAGAGCTTGGCGGCCATATAATAAATTCCCAGTATATCCACGAAGGTGTACATGCAAAGCTGATTGATGCCCAGCCCCGCCACGCTGGAACCGAAAAAGATAGACATTGCCTTGAGGCTCTGCTTCTTGCTGCCATCAGCAAAGACCCACACACGGCATAGCCAGTAATTCACCAAAAGGGAGATGATGAAGGCGACGGCAGAGGAATACAGGTAATGAAAGCCTGCCCACTCCGTCAGTGCATACAGGCAGGCCAACTCCAAAAGCA
This genomic interval from Selenomonas sp. AB3002 contains the following:
- a CDS encoding GtrA family protein, producing MERRKSIAEVIRFVVAGGGCLLLELACLYALTEWAGFHYLYSSAVAFIISLLVNYWLCRVWVFADGSKKQSLKAMSIFFGSSVAGLGINQLCMYTFVDILGIYYMAAKLLAAVIVTIWNFVLKRYALKMD
- the waaF gene encoding lipopolysaccharide heptosyltransferase II; translated protein: MKQYKNILVNALVNLGDVVLTTGAIALLKKAYPEARITMLVKPVVRQAVENNPVIDEVMVFDYKPKENSWGQMRAMAKDLKKRQFDLSISLDRKLRPALLAFLARIPERVGPSRVFGPKKSRVTWLYTRTVDIDYDLDKTLQADTYQNIVRGLTGQGAEEREEPVFARITPEAQERAKELLEKLPQAEKIIALCVKGTFPLKTWPKEYFAQVVEKLASEYKASFFVTGGPGDRTYADEVIAACPVPVANFCGETNLVELAALFKASDLLVSVDTGGGHIAAACQIPMVVMYGCTSPDRWHPINEKARVLTSREECCPCTVRTEECPSWPKPKCLWNIAPEAVLRECRELLQGGG
- a CDS encoding glycosyltransferase family 2 protein, translated to MEKITIVVPCYNEQEVVEKFHTEVSSVLKDVADCEFAYLFINDGSTDDTLALLQEMSRQNESVSYISLSRNFGKEAAMLAGLDYAEGDAVIIMDADLQHPPELVPEMIAWWHKGYDDVCAKRTDRTDETWFKRHMSNIFYRSLQFFADYKVQRDVGDFRLLDKRCVAALRMMRENQRYTKGMFTWVGYRKKEIPFHVRPRAAGHTTWNFLRLCNLAVEGLTSFTTAPLRLTTMLGMGVSLLAIFYMCWVLFNALCYGDPVAGYPTLITVVLFLGGVQLLSLGIIGEYLGRVFTESKQRPIYLVDEYNGKKMTYCSPGDKPARAQDDRGV
- a CDS encoding glycosyltransferase — protein: MRLAIFENIMTPGGHEVDFDRILVEEFQQSGHEVSFYVPEGFEFSFDYQVPVHYLQGEVVSYSGVRGLKKIWYALKREQRRLGWYSQLRKLAEGGAFDALIVPTSTYRYLRAVRRSSLRKSPVPIVFILHGINPGEAPRFLKAAGQLADCRNIRPVVLTFGQDIFGETRENIRYIYPPTYTPRDLIDYCPKKIEAPLTIGFFGQYRREKKLEDFLEVYLRAKGQFTREVRLLVQGATMHPEDSEDFERIIARYRGEESIKFLHKGLIGREWQEAIAGIDVLLLPYSAPRYRYHWGGMLFTALGFKKPVIASDDMNPEVFESFKVGETFRSGDLADLQRVLTEFINGYGDRQGEYETGLQSASETYSPAAFARRIEKIIEE
- a CDS encoding VirK/YbjX family protein; the encoded protein is MKEIRQLGHQIYDMDNPREKRRYVIFCARAFLHSRGIKELYNWFQSDPLRCQLIEANPYPIEQATRAFFYKGSTFATRSKLVREHFAFLQSRVTEEHFLNLGDVHKQGFCVWQGDFEGQALQAVLCTEAGQRKEGLLSLELNLGQEHIYQIMFWFAKDDEGRDSLYIGALQGPNMEEARDLIKRMTKAFHGYRTKNLILYMLQAVARGMGVERMYGVTNEGYYAMNHVRANRKLKTSFSDFWLEAGGEKTEDARFDSLPLTETRKTMEEVPTRKRAVYRKRFALLDEIDEKIGENMEILLGKIG
- a CDS encoding glycosyltransferase family 2 protein; translated protein: MAESKTPVSVLILAKNEEKNIGDCLASVQWAAEIVVIDDNSTDRTPEIAREMGARVVTRALNGDWGAQQTFAIAQASCEWIYILDSDERVTPRLAEKLQELVKADDRRYAYCHARLNYFWEKPLRHGGWFPDYVVRLLPKKGTYVKGLVHQQICHECEEKHLPADLYVVHYPYRDWQHYFNKFNVYTDLAAKKMHEQGKRAHLWDFVLHPFWASFRMFFLRGGWRDGVIGFVLASFHYFYTMAKYVRLYYLDKSNGHVGDEH
- a CDS encoding ChbG/HpnK family deacetylase, yielding MKRLIVNADDFGRHELINQAVEKGVAEGCLRSATIMPGGRAFASAVAVAKRHEELGVGIHFTLVNGFPVLPPAEIPSLVTAEGVFYDDYTVFVKRYALGKVNFEEVRAELAAQLQKLQQSGLALTHADSHQHMHTLPGIIDIVLRLAKAAGIRAVRTPRSPLFSGEFGGLGQLIGRLGLGTLARVSAFKAGRKGLATPEHFAGIVAGEAVSEAYLLDIVRQLQPGTTEVMMHPGLDNKVLVPACAWEHDFEAELAAILSPALRELAASEQVEIVNFRALAD